One segment of Syngnathus scovelli strain Florida chromosome 6, RoL_Ssco_1.2, whole genome shotgun sequence DNA contains the following:
- the myrf gene encoding myelin regulatory factor isoform X4 gives MLWLRAGHDITSSLDTANIDTSILEEYISKEDDSTDICFSEVHSTPGPNYSSPQAGVSTSGGLVCGVSPPIPLRQGAPPPNCPNPYPAAGPSLSLRHSYPCLGQHQQHQQHQQHQQHQQHQQQQQPHIKPEHRAHYAPGTLPESPPDSSSEPYSPQQVNDPHMIRTMTPENMCHMTPTPPLPPHGHYASMHRDMYLKPEPLISQYPIGPATSAGGDMQQTQMLHQLLQHPQGQDGIPVHQAKKRKHSDSPNSTLNSQILTGIIKQEPGLMQEADNGYMDPNYQCIKWQAHQQNKWTPLYDANCKELPMPSYRVDADKGFNFSLSDDAFVCQKKNHFQVTVYVGMLGDPKYVKTSEGFQPIDCFYLKLNGVKVEAMNQSISVEQSQSDRSKRPFKPVLVTLPPEQVTKVTVGRLHFSETTANNMRKKGKPNPDQRYFMLVVALHAQSHSQTYTVAAHVSERIIVRVTSSHASNPGQFESDSDVLWQRGQLPDSVYHHGRVGINTDRPDEALVVHGNVKVMGSLVHPSDIRAKENVQEVDTTDNLKRISQMRLVHYQYKPEFAATVGIENTAETGVIAQEVQQILPEAVKEGGDVVCANGETIPNLLVVNKDRIFMENVGAVKELCKLTDNLETRIDELERWSRKLAKLRRLDSMKSTVSGGTVSQSGSYFSRTGSGPLKKKTVKPGSKSPLPDQGCISQRFMQGSILALVIVMAFSVISMSILYVLTLHHRGDVGNKDGGGFASYPCALSISWMPVFTATVTLCSPACSWSRAALGSSLKSPFVPLSTTSAPACCSTPSLSNQSSTILTLNNNQSAAAPDTLVPTPGSINKKAKSRMMDKDGRNRNRLSHTSAPLYMSKSKRPPSADSEGAGAANRLPGGQQPTPRRQRSVDFKEGRSTPSLTALHIVETEQEITTQYCKTPKSCSYTISLHGKTNSSLSQLTLHMMSPDSVWVQQCQATKGRLCPNHTETELYTGQRTTTRGTHHLWSLPLLSFQDITYHFRVSSSDGMSCAAEGETSSYSDYHIVIENKCM, from the exons ATGCTTTGGCTACGTGCAG GCCATGATATTACCAGTAGTCTGGATACAGCCAACATCGACACCAGTATCCTGGAAGAGTACATCAGCAAGGAGGACGATAGCACTGACAT CTGTTTCTCAGAGGTCCACAGCACCCCGGGACCTAATTACTCATCCCCCCAGGCGGGAGTGTCCACCTCTGGGGGGTTGGTGTGCGGCGTGAGCCCTCCGATTCCCCTCCGCCAGGGAGCGCCTCCCCCCAACTGTCCCAACCCGTACCCGGCGGCGGGTCCTTCCCTGAGCCTGCGGCACAGCTACCCCTGCCTGGGTCAGCATCAGCAACACCAGCAAcaccagcagcaccagcagcaccagcagcaccagcagcagcagcagccacacATCAAACCCGAGCACAGAGCTCACTACGCCCCTGG AACTCTTCCCGAGTCTCCGCCAGACTCGAGCTCAGAGCCGTACTCACCTCAGCAGGTGAATG ATCCGCACATGATTAGGACCATGACGCCGGAAAACATGTGTCACATGACTCCGACCCCGCCCCTCCCGCCTCACGGCCATTATGCCAGCATGCACCGGGACATGTACTTGAAGCCAGAGCCCCTCATATCCCAGTATCCCATCGGCCCAGCCACCAGTGCCGGTGGAGACATGCAGCAGACTCAGATGCTTCACCAGCTACTGCAGCATCCGCAGGGGCAGGA TGGAATTCCTGTTCATCAGGCAAAAAAGAGGAAGCATTCTGACTCTCCCAACAGCACTCTCAATTCCCAAATCCTCACAGGTATCATCAAACAAGAACCAG GTTTGATGCAGGAGGCCGACAACGGATACATGGACCCAAACTATCAGTGCATCAAGTGGCAAGCTCACCAGCAGAACAAGTGGACGCCACTTTATGATGCAAACTGCAAAGAGCT cccGATGCCAAGCTACCGAGTAGATGCCGACAAAGGCTTCAACTTCTCCTTGTCCGACGACGCTTTTGTGTGCCAGAAGAAGAATCACTTCCAGGTGACAGTGTACGTAGGGATGCTGGGCGATCCCAAGTACGTCAAGACAAGCGAAGGATTTCAGCCCATCGACTGTTTCTATCTCAAACTCAACGGAGTGAAA GTGGAGGCCATGAATCAGTCCATCAGCGTGGAGCAGTCGCAGTCGGATCGAAGCAAGAGGCCTTTCAAGCCCGTTTT GGTCACCTTGCCCCCAGAGCAAGTCACAAAAGTGACAGTTGGCCGGCTCCACTTCAGCGAGACCACAGCGAATAACATGAGAAAGAAAGGCAAACCAAATCCAGACCAGAG GTACTTCATGCTGGTGGTGGCCCTGCACGCTCAGTCCCACAGTCAGACATACACTGTGGCTGCTCATGTGTCTGAGAGGATCATCGTCAGGGTAACGTCCAGCCAT GCGTCCAACCCGGGCCAGTTTGAAAGCGACTCAGACGTGCTGTGGCAGCGAGGCCAATTACCCGACTCGGTCTACCATCACGGGAGAGTCGGCATCAACACCGACCGGCCCGACGAGGCTCTTGTCGTCCACGGTAACGTCAAGGTCATGGGCTCCCTGGTGCATCCGTCCGACATCCGAGCCAAAGAGAATGTACAAGAG gtGGACACCACAGACAATTTGAAACGGATTTCTCAGATGAGGCTGGTCCATTATCAATACAAGCCCGAGTTTGCCGCCACCGTCGGCATCGAGAACACCGCAGAGACCG GGGTGATTGCGCAAGAGGTTCAACAGATTTTACCCGAGGCAGTCAAGGAAGGGGGTGATGTTGTGTGCGCCAATGGGGAAACGATTCCGAACCTTTTAGTCGTCAACAAG GACCGCATCTTCATGGAAAACGTGGGCGCGGTAAAAGAGCTGTGCAAGCTGACAGACAACCTGGAGACTCGAATAGACGAGTTGGAGCGCTGGAGCCGCAAACTGGCCAAGCTGCGACGTCTCGACAGTATGAAGAGCACCGTGAGCGGCGGCACGGTCAG CCAATCAGGAAGCTATTTTAGCAGGACAGGAAGTGGGCCCCTTAAGAAGAAGACGGTCAAACCTGGGAGCAAG agCCCACTTCCAGATCAAGGCTGTATCAGTCAGAGGTTCATGCAGGGGAGCATCCTGGCCCTCGTCATTGTCATGGCCTTCAG TGTCATATCCATGTCCATCCTTTATGTACTGACTCTTCATCATAGAGGAGACGTCGGTAACAAAGACGGCGGcgg CTTTGCTTCCTACCCCTGTGCTCTGTCCATCTCTTGGATGCCCGTCTTCACTGCCACTGTCACTTTGTGTTCACCTGCATGTTCATG GTCAAGAGCCGCACTGGGATCTTCACTCAAGAGTCCATTTGTTCCGCTTTCCACGACATCTGCACCAG CTTGCTGTTCAACCCCATCTTTGAGCAACCAATCTTCGACCATTCTGACGTTAAATAACAACCAATCTGCCGCAG CTCCAGACACCTTGGTTCCCACACCAGGCAGCATTAATAAGAAGGCCAAATCCAGAATGATGGACAAGGATGGACGCAACAGAAACCGTCTGAGTCACACGTCTGCTCCGCTCTACATGTCCAAGTCCAAAAGGCCTCCATCGGCAGACTCGGAGGGAGCGGGGGCCGCCAACCGTCTGCCCGGTGGACAGCAGCCAACGCCACGAAGACAGCGCAGTGTCGATTTCAAGG AAGGACGATCAACACCGTCGCTGACTGCTCTGCATATAGTGGAGACGGAGCAAGAAATCACAACACAGTATTGTAAAAcccccaaaagttgcag TTACACGATATCCCTCCATGGAAAAACGAATTCTTCGCTATCACAACTCACTTTGCACATGAT GTCCCCAGACAGCGTGTGGGTCCAGCAATGTCAAGCTACCAAAGGACGGCTATGTCCAAATCACACGGAGACCGAGCTGTACACTGGACAAAGAACAACAACACGG GGCACTCATCACTTGTGGTCACTGCCTCTGCTGTCCTTCCAAGACATCACCTATCATTTTCGGGTCTCTTCATCT GATGGAATGAGTTGTGCCGCTGAGGGTGAAACGTCTTCCTACTCTGACTACCACATTGTCATTGAAAATAAGTGCATGTAA
- the myrf gene encoding myelin regulatory factor isoform X2 produces the protein MDVVDETEALQRFFEGHDITSSLDTANIDTSILEEYISKEDDSTDICFSEVHSTPGPNYSSPQAGVSTSGGLVCGVSPPIPLRQGAPPPNCPNPYPAAGPSLSLRHSYPCLGQHQQHQQHQQHQQHQQHQQQQQPHIKPEHRAHYAPGTLPESPPDSSSEPYSPQQVNDPHMIRTMTPENMCHMTPTPPLPPHGHYASMHRDMYLKPEPLISQYPIGPATSAGGDMQQTQMLHQLLQHPQGQDGIPVHQAKKRKHSDSPNSTLNSQILTGIIKQEPGLMQEADNGYMDPNYQCIKWQAHQQNKWTPLYDANCKELPMPSYRVDADKGFNFSLSDDAFVCQKKNHFQVTVYVGMLGDPKYVKTSEGFQPIDCFYLKLNGVKVEAMNQSISVEQSQSDRSKRPFKPVLVTLPPEQVTKVTVGRLHFSETTANNMRKKGKPNPDQRYFMLVVALHAQSHSQTYTVAAHVSERIIVRASNPGQFESDSDVLWQRGQLPDSVYHHGRVGINTDRPDEALVVHGNVKVMGSLVHPSDIRAKENVQEVDTTDNLKRISQMRLVHYQYKPEFAATVGIENTAETGVIAQEVQQILPEAVKEGGDVVCANGETIPNLLVVNKDRIFMENVGAVKELCKLTDNLETRIDELERWSRKLAKLRRLDSMKSTVSGGTVSQSGSYFSRTGSGPLKKKTVKPGSKSPLPDQGCISQRFMQGSILALVIVMAFSVISMSILYVLTLHHRGDVGNKDGGGFASYPCALSISWMPVFTATVTLCSPACSWSRAALGSSLKSPFVPLSTTSAPACCSTPSLSNQSSTILTLNNNQSAAAPDTLVPTPGSINKKAKSRMMDKDGRNRNRLSHTSAPLYMSKSKRPPSADSEGAGAANRLPGGQQPTPRRQRSVDFKEGRSTPSLTALHIVETEQEITTQYCKTPKSCSYTISLHGKTNSSLSQLTLHMMSPDSVWVQQCQATKGRLCPNHTETELYTGQRTTTRGTHHLWSLPLLSFQDITYHFRVSSSDGMSCAAEGETSSYSDYHIVIENKCM, from the exons ATGGACGTGGTAGATGAAACTGAAGCTTTACAGAGATTTTTTGAAG GCCATGATATTACCAGTAGTCTGGATACAGCCAACATCGACACCAGTATCCTGGAAGAGTACATCAGCAAGGAGGACGATAGCACTGACAT CTGTTTCTCAGAGGTCCACAGCACCCCGGGACCTAATTACTCATCCCCCCAGGCGGGAGTGTCCACCTCTGGGGGGTTGGTGTGCGGCGTGAGCCCTCCGATTCCCCTCCGCCAGGGAGCGCCTCCCCCCAACTGTCCCAACCCGTACCCGGCGGCGGGTCCTTCCCTGAGCCTGCGGCACAGCTACCCCTGCCTGGGTCAGCATCAGCAACACCAGCAAcaccagcagcaccagcagcaccagcagcaccagcagcagcagcagccacacATCAAACCCGAGCACAGAGCTCACTACGCCCCTGG AACTCTTCCCGAGTCTCCGCCAGACTCGAGCTCAGAGCCGTACTCACCTCAGCAGGTGAATG ATCCGCACATGATTAGGACCATGACGCCGGAAAACATGTGTCACATGACTCCGACCCCGCCCCTCCCGCCTCACGGCCATTATGCCAGCATGCACCGGGACATGTACTTGAAGCCAGAGCCCCTCATATCCCAGTATCCCATCGGCCCAGCCACCAGTGCCGGTGGAGACATGCAGCAGACTCAGATGCTTCACCAGCTACTGCAGCATCCGCAGGGGCAGGA TGGAATTCCTGTTCATCAGGCAAAAAAGAGGAAGCATTCTGACTCTCCCAACAGCACTCTCAATTCCCAAATCCTCACAGGTATCATCAAACAAGAACCAG GTTTGATGCAGGAGGCCGACAACGGATACATGGACCCAAACTATCAGTGCATCAAGTGGCAAGCTCACCAGCAGAACAAGTGGACGCCACTTTATGATGCAAACTGCAAAGAGCT cccGATGCCAAGCTACCGAGTAGATGCCGACAAAGGCTTCAACTTCTCCTTGTCCGACGACGCTTTTGTGTGCCAGAAGAAGAATCACTTCCAGGTGACAGTGTACGTAGGGATGCTGGGCGATCCCAAGTACGTCAAGACAAGCGAAGGATTTCAGCCCATCGACTGTTTCTATCTCAAACTCAACGGAGTGAAA GTGGAGGCCATGAATCAGTCCATCAGCGTGGAGCAGTCGCAGTCGGATCGAAGCAAGAGGCCTTTCAAGCCCGTTTT GGTCACCTTGCCCCCAGAGCAAGTCACAAAAGTGACAGTTGGCCGGCTCCACTTCAGCGAGACCACAGCGAATAACATGAGAAAGAAAGGCAAACCAAATCCAGACCAGAG GTACTTCATGCTGGTGGTGGCCCTGCACGCTCAGTCCCACAGTCAGACATACACTGTGGCTGCTCATGTGTCTGAGAGGATCATCGTCAGG GCGTCCAACCCGGGCCAGTTTGAAAGCGACTCAGACGTGCTGTGGCAGCGAGGCCAATTACCCGACTCGGTCTACCATCACGGGAGAGTCGGCATCAACACCGACCGGCCCGACGAGGCTCTTGTCGTCCACGGTAACGTCAAGGTCATGGGCTCCCTGGTGCATCCGTCCGACATCCGAGCCAAAGAGAATGTACAAGAG gtGGACACCACAGACAATTTGAAACGGATTTCTCAGATGAGGCTGGTCCATTATCAATACAAGCCCGAGTTTGCCGCCACCGTCGGCATCGAGAACACCGCAGAGACCG GGGTGATTGCGCAAGAGGTTCAACAGATTTTACCCGAGGCAGTCAAGGAAGGGGGTGATGTTGTGTGCGCCAATGGGGAAACGATTCCGAACCTTTTAGTCGTCAACAAG GACCGCATCTTCATGGAAAACGTGGGCGCGGTAAAAGAGCTGTGCAAGCTGACAGACAACCTGGAGACTCGAATAGACGAGTTGGAGCGCTGGAGCCGCAAACTGGCCAAGCTGCGACGTCTCGACAGTATGAAGAGCACCGTGAGCGGCGGCACGGTCAG CCAATCAGGAAGCTATTTTAGCAGGACAGGAAGTGGGCCCCTTAAGAAGAAGACGGTCAAACCTGGGAGCAAG agCCCACTTCCAGATCAAGGCTGTATCAGTCAGAGGTTCATGCAGGGGAGCATCCTGGCCCTCGTCATTGTCATGGCCTTCAG TGTCATATCCATGTCCATCCTTTATGTACTGACTCTTCATCATAGAGGAGACGTCGGTAACAAAGACGGCGGcgg CTTTGCTTCCTACCCCTGTGCTCTGTCCATCTCTTGGATGCCCGTCTTCACTGCCACTGTCACTTTGTGTTCACCTGCATGTTCATG GTCAAGAGCCGCACTGGGATCTTCACTCAAGAGTCCATTTGTTCCGCTTTCCACGACATCTGCACCAG CTTGCTGTTCAACCCCATCTTTGAGCAACCAATCTTCGACCATTCTGACGTTAAATAACAACCAATCTGCCGCAG CTCCAGACACCTTGGTTCCCACACCAGGCAGCATTAATAAGAAGGCCAAATCCAGAATGATGGACAAGGATGGACGCAACAGAAACCGTCTGAGTCACACGTCTGCTCCGCTCTACATGTCCAAGTCCAAAAGGCCTCCATCGGCAGACTCGGAGGGAGCGGGGGCCGCCAACCGTCTGCCCGGTGGACAGCAGCCAACGCCACGAAGACAGCGCAGTGTCGATTTCAAGG AAGGACGATCAACACCGTCGCTGACTGCTCTGCATATAGTGGAGACGGAGCAAGAAATCACAACACAGTATTGTAAAAcccccaaaagttgcag TTACACGATATCCCTCCATGGAAAAACGAATTCTTCGCTATCACAACTCACTTTGCACATGAT GTCCCCAGACAGCGTGTGGGTCCAGCAATGTCAAGCTACCAAAGGACGGCTATGTCCAAATCACACGGAGACCGAGCTGTACACTGGACAAAGAACAACAACACGG GGCACTCATCACTTGTGGTCACTGCCTCTGCTGTCCTTCCAAGACATCACCTATCATTTTCGGGTCTCTTCATCT GATGGAATGAGTTGTGCCGCTGAGGGTGAAACGTCTTCCTACTCTGACTACCACATTGTCATTGAAAATAAGTGCATGTAA